From Bosea sp. NBC_00550, the proteins below share one genomic window:
- the mobA gene encoding molybdenum cofactor guanylyltransferase MobA: MTGATLPPTVGLILAGGLARRMGGGDKALKILAGRTILAHVVGRLGEQCDSLLLNANGDPARFAACGLLVVADTVPDFAGPLAGILAGLDWLAGHRPDTAWLLSVAADTPFIPTDLAARLHRARIAAGVPLACAASAGQAHHAIGLWPVSLREELRQALATGERKISRWTQAQGVAVAEWPAEPFDPFFNINSPEDLVEAERLAGLPI; this comes from the coding sequence ATGACGGGAGCCACGCTGCCGCCCACGGTCGGCCTTATCCTCGCGGGCGGCCTCGCACGCCGCATGGGCGGCGGCGACAAGGCCCTGAAGATCCTCGCCGGCCGGACGATCCTCGCCCATGTCGTCGGGCGGCTCGGTGAGCAGTGCGACAGCCTTCTCCTCAATGCCAATGGCGATCCAGCCCGGTTCGCGGCATGCGGCCTGCTGGTCGTCGCCGATACGGTGCCGGATTTCGCAGGCCCGCTTGCTGGCATCCTGGCCGGCCTCGACTGGCTCGCGGGCCACCGGCCGGATACGGCGTGGCTGCTGAGTGTCGCAGCCGATACGCCGTTCATCCCGACCGATCTCGCCGCGCGTCTGCACCGGGCCCGCATCGCGGCGGGCGTGCCGCTCGCCTGCGCCGCCTCCGCCGGGCAGGCGCACCACGCCATCGGGCTCTGGCCCGTCTCGCTGCGAGAGGAGCTGCGCCAGGCCTTGGCGACCGGTGAACGCAAGATCAGCCGCTGGACGCAGGCGCAGGGCGTTGCCGTCGCCGAGTGGCCGGCCGAGCCGTTCGATCCCTTCTTCAACATCAATTCGCCGGAAGATCTGGTTGAAGCGGAGCGCCTCGCGGGGTTGCCGATCTAG
- a CDS encoding peptide ABC transporter permease: protein MIRNNAQTPLDPATDAALLLRRIGFGTLALVLPLAALVSRRAAVVLVPIGIALLIIAALVEEPGRFAGAFKEAVLSRPGLILLGLVAWAFLSLVWSPFPAAAAEKAGNLMLAVVLGFAGLSALPERMRSSNLNLSPLGTGSAGIFALGLIIIAALRHAETPPGAVERGVSVVLITAWPALAWLLSRERGMSALGLALVVALLALTRFEDGETVAMIFGAVAFGAVTASRERAAQVIATIIAGLMLFAPILPFLLAPLVSALPDSADGFAQMLSIWADVIRQSPIELITGHGLDTVVRGQMNGTLPQPAPATLLFETWYELGLVGAAAAAACLYFAIRAAGRMPGALAAGGVAAFTTAFALSVFGFAPLLPWWLMTLTSVVLLFGAIARGQYRTDRPAVPLPMRPASHKRPKAGEPPAA from the coding sequence ATGATCCGCAACAACGCCCAAACCCCGCTCGACCCGGCGACCGACGCCGCCCTGCTGCTGCGGCGCATCGGCTTCGGCACGCTTGCGCTTGTCCTGCCGCTGGCGGCGCTGGTCTCGCGCCGCGCCGCCGTGGTGCTCGTGCCGATCGGAATCGCGCTGCTGATTATCGCGGCACTGGTCGAAGAGCCCGGCAGGTTCGCCGGCGCGTTCAAGGAAGCCGTGCTCAGCCGCCCGGGCCTGATCCTGCTAGGCCTCGTGGCCTGGGCGTTCCTCTCGCTGGTGTGGAGCCCCTTCCCGGCTGCCGCGGCCGAGAAGGCCGGTAATCTGATGCTCGCCGTCGTGCTCGGCTTTGCCGGGCTTTCCGCCCTGCCCGAGCGGATGCGCTCCTCGAACCTGAACCTCTCGCCGCTCGGCACCGGCAGCGCCGGCATCTTCGCGCTCGGGCTGATCATCATCGCGGCGCTCAGGCATGCCGAAACGCCGCCCGGCGCGGTCGAGCGCGGCGTCTCGGTCGTTCTCATCACGGCCTGGCCGGCGCTCGCCTGGCTGCTGTCACGCGAAAGGGGGATGAGTGCGCTCGGCCTCGCACTCGTCGTGGCTCTGCTGGCGCTGACGCGCTTCGAGGATGGCGAGACCGTCGCGATGATCTTCGGGGCCGTGGCCTTCGGAGCCGTGACGGCCAGCCGCGAGCGGGCCGCGCAGGTGATCGCCACGATCATCGCCGGGCTGATGCTGTTCGCGCCGATCCTGCCCTTCCTGCTCGCGCCGCTGGTTTCGGCGCTGCCCGACAGCGCCGATGGTTTCGCGCAGATGCTCTCGATCTGGGCGGATGTGATCCGCCAGTCGCCGATCGAGCTCATCACCGGGCACGGGCTCGACACGGTCGTCCGCGGCCAGATGAACGGGACGCTGCCGCAGCCGGCGCCAGCCACGCTGCTGTTCGAGACCTGGTATGAGCTCGGGCTGGTCGGCGCCGCAGCCGCCGCCGCTTGTCTCTATTTCGCGATCCGCGCCGCCGGCCGGATGCCGGGAGCGCTGGCTGCCGGCGGCGTCGCGGCCTTCACCACTGCCTTTGCGCTCAGCGTCTTCGGCTTCGCGCCATTGCTGCCGTGGTGGCTGATGACGCTGACCTCCGTCGTGCTGCTGTTCGGCGCCATCGCCCGCGGCCAGTACCGGACCGACCGGCCGGCGGTGCCGCTGCCGATGCGCCCCGCCAGCCATAAGCGGCCAAAAGCGGGCGAACCGCCCGCAGCCTGA
- the argE gene encoding acetylornithine deacetylase, whose protein sequence is MTPKEMLAKLVSFNTESQRSNLDLIHFCRDYLALLGVESRLAPSEDGQKANLYATIGPKGDGGVVLSGHTDVVPVAGQAWTSDPWTLTERGGRLYGRGACDMKGFDAIALALVPEMLAAPLKRPIHIALSYDEEVGCRGARVMIEAMQADGMNPAAVIVGEPSMMQVVTGHKGAMRMRTTVRGHAVHSSRVDIGVPAVMVAGELIHWHNEVMAQNKAAAPDNGFEPPYSTLHVGVVQGGTAVNITAEHCTFAHEVRCVPGDSHEDYAARYRARLAEIEARMQAIAPKSGIGFEITSNTPAMGPETDGAAEALCRRLTGDNGSHVVAYGTEGGLFQRAGWSTVVCGPGDIAQAHQPDEFIAVSQLEAGAAFQRALIAELSR, encoded by the coding sequence ATGACGCCGAAAGAGATGCTTGCGAAGCTGGTTTCGTTCAACACGGAATCGCAGCGCAGCAATCTCGACCTGATCCATTTCTGCCGCGACTATCTCGCCTTGCTCGGCGTCGAGAGCAGGCTCGCGCCGAGCGAGGACGGCCAGAAGGCCAATCTCTATGCGACGATCGGGCCGAAGGGCGATGGCGGCGTCGTGCTCTCCGGCCATACCGACGTCGTGCCGGTAGCCGGGCAGGCCTGGACGTCCGACCCCTGGACCCTGACCGAGCGCGGCGGCAGGCTCTATGGCCGCGGTGCCTGCGACATGAAGGGCTTTGACGCGATCGCGCTGGCGCTCGTGCCGGAGATGCTGGCGGCGCCGCTGAAGCGGCCGATCCATATCGCGCTCTCCTATGACGAGGAGGTCGGCTGCCGGGGCGCGAGGGTGATGATCGAGGCGATGCAGGCTGATGGGATGAATCCCGCGGCCGTGATCGTCGGCGAGCCCTCCATGATGCAGGTCGTGACCGGCCACAAGGGCGCCATGCGGATGCGCACGACCGTGCGCGGTCACGCCGTGCATTCAAGCCGCGTCGATATCGGTGTGCCCGCCGTGATGGTCGCGGGCGAGCTGATCCACTGGCACAACGAGGTGATGGCGCAGAACAAGGCCGCGGCGCCCGATAACGGCTTCGAGCCGCCCTACAGCACGCTGCATGTCGGCGTCGTCCAGGGCGGCACGGCGGTGAACATCACGGCGGAGCACTGCACCTTCGCCCATGAGGTGCGCTGCGTCCCCGGCGACAGCCATGAGGACTACGCCGCCCGCTATCGCGCCAGGCTCGCCGAGATCGAGGCGCGGATGCAGGCGATCGCGCCCAAAAGCGGCATCGGCTTCGAGATCACCTCGAACACACCCGCCATGGGCCCCGAGACGGACGGTGCGGCCGAGGCGCTCTGCCGGCGGCTCACCGGCGACAATGGCAGCCATGTCGTCGCCTACGGAACCGAAGGCGGGCTGTTCCAGCGCGCCGGCTGGTCGACCGTGGTCTGCGGTCCCGGCGACATCGCCCAGGCGCATCAACCGGACGAGTTCATCGCCGTCTCGCAGCTCGAAGCCGGCGCTGCCTTCCAGCGCGCGCTTATCGCCGAGCTCTCCCGCTGA
- a CDS encoding SRPBCC family protein, protein MPVQHARHIGIGIDRPVEEVYAFLADPANFPQWAEGLGHSFVHVEGMTWRAETPMGPMRVLFSEPNNHGVLDHAVIPEHGPAMHNPMRVVANGDGAELVFTLFQREGVSDDEMARDAAMVSRDLAVLKALLER, encoded by the coding sequence ATGCCCGTCCAGCACGCCCGCCATATCGGCATCGGCATCGATCGCCCAGTGGAGGAGGTCTATGCCTTCCTGGCCGATCCGGCGAATTTCCCGCAATGGGCCGAAGGCCTCGGTCATAGTTTCGTGCATGTCGAAGGCATGACCTGGCGCGCCGAGACGCCGATGGGACCGATGCGCGTCCTGTTCAGCGAGCCGAACAATCACGGCGTGCTCGACCATGCAGTGATCCCCGAGCATGGGCCGGCCATGCACAACCCGATGCGGGTCGTCGCCAATGGCGACGGTGCCGAGCTGGTGTTCACGCTGTTCCAGCGCGAGGGTGTGTCCGACGATGAGATGGCGCGCGACGCGGCCATGGTGTCCCGCGACCTCGCGGTGTTGAAGGCCTTGCTGGAGCGGTAA
- a CDS encoding DUF2478 domain-containing protein: MTMLAAIPYASGSAIDAFMQGLAAQLRQRGLRLGGVVQHNDDACDDRCMAMSLEDLGSGRRFPISQNLGDAAAGCHLDAAGLAAASAAFAGALAERVDLVIVNKFGKQEALGEGLRQEIADAVMAGLPVLIAVRHDFLPAWRDFAGDDWVELAADAVAVERWVAAAIRLAA, encoded by the coding sequence ATGACGATGCTGGCTGCCATTCCTTATGCGAGCGGTTCCGCGATCGACGCCTTCATGCAGGGACTGGCGGCGCAGCTGAGACAGCGCGGTCTGCGTCTCGGCGGGGTCGTCCAGCACAATGATGATGCCTGCGACGATCGCTGCATGGCGATGTCGCTTGAGGATCTCGGCAGCGGCCGGCGCTTCCCGATCAGCCAGAATCTCGGCGATGCCGCCGCAGGCTGTCATCTGGATGCGGCCGGGCTTGCCGCTGCCTCGGCCGCTTTTGCCGGCGCGCTGGCCGAGCGGGTCGATCTCGTCATCGTCAACAAGTTCGGCAAGCAGGAGGCCCTGGGCGAGGGGCTGCGTCAGGAGATCGCCGATGCGGTGATGGCCGGCTTGCCCGTGCTGATCGCGGTACGGCACGATTTCCTGCCGGCCTGGCGTGATTTCGCCGGAGACGACTGGGTCGAGCTGGCGGCCGACGCTGTGGCGGTCGAACGCTGGGTCGCGGCTGCGATCCGGCTCGCTGCCTGA